A genomic region of Candidatus Schekmanbacteria bacterium contains the following coding sequences:
- the rpsH gene encoding 30S ribosomal protein S8: MMTDVVADMLTRIRNAIMARHDDVEIPSSKLKLAIANILQEQGYIQKFRITKNEKGRDLINIVLKYDETGKSIITGLKRKSTPGGRYYEKSKKIPKSLGGYGIVIISTSKGIMTDKDCRKENIGGEVLCEVW, from the coding sequence ATGATGACAGATGTCGTAGCTGACATGTTAACAAGGATACGCAACGCGATCATGGCGAGGCATGATGATGTAGAGATACCCTCATCAAAGCTTAAGCTTGCAATCGCAAATATACTCCAGGAACAGGGGTATATTCAGAAGTTCAGGATAACCAAGAACGAGAAGGGACGAGACCTGATAAATATAGTTCTCAAATATGATGAAACAGGGAAATCTATAATTACAGGATTGAAAAGGAAAAGCACCCCTGGCGGCAGGTACTATGAAAAGTCGAAAAAGATTCCAAAATCATTGGGAGGATACGGCATAGTAATAATATCCACGTCAAAGGGGATAATGACGGATAAGGATTGCAGGAAAGAGAATATCGGTGGAGAGGTGCTTTGTGAAGTATGGTAA
- a CDS encoding 50S ribosomal protein L18, which yields MEVSRSETRKSRHLKIRKKIHGTTEKPRLCVYKSLHYIYAQLIDDDKGHTIVSCSSIDKELRGKLKNHKNKDAAKAVGESLAEKAVAKNIKKAVFDRNGYPFHGKVKILADAAREKGLEF from the coding sequence TTGGAAGTCAGCAGAAGCGAAACAAGAAAAAGCAGACATCTGAAAATCAGAAAAAAGATTCACGGAACAACTGAGAAGCCAAGGCTTTGTGTTTATAAAAGCCTCCATTACATCTATGCGCAGCTCATAGATGATGACAAAGGCCACACAATTGTTTCATGCAGCAGCATTGACAAAGAGTTGCGGGGGAAGCTTAAGAACCATAAGAATAAGGATGCTGCGAAAGCTGTTGGTGAATCATTGGCAGAAAAGGCGGTTGCAAAAAATATAAAGAAAGCGGTTTTTGACAGAAATGGCTATCCTTTCCACGGGAAAGTTAAAATACTGGCAGATGCAGCCCGAGAGAAGGGCCTGGAGTTTTAG
- the map gene encoding type I methionyl aminopeptidase gives MIALRSPRELDTMRRVNRIVAEILTELGKMVAPGVKTKDLDEYAEKRILELKCKPAFKGYKGYPATLCISVNNEIVHGIPAGRVLCEGDIVSIDIGAENEGYFGDAAATFPVGKINENARKLIDVTRNSLEAGIREAREGNRLGDISNAIQLEVERNGFSVVKYFVGHGIGRELHEPPQIPNFGEPGKGIRLKSGMVFAIEPMVNEGSCDVEILNDGWTAITKDGKLSAHFEHTIAIKNDCAEILTLA, from the coding sequence ATGATCGCGCTTAGGTCTCCCCGGGAGCTTGATACAATGCGTCGTGTGAACAGGATTGTGGCTGAGATATTGACAGAGCTTGGCAAGATGGTTGCACCGGGGGTTAAAACAAAAGATCTTGATGAATATGCTGAAAAGCGTATTCTTGAGCTTAAATGTAAACCGGCTTTCAAAGGGTACAAAGGGTATCCGGCAACACTTTGTATTTCCGTCAACAATGAGATTGTTCACGGTATTCCTGCTGGCCGGGTGCTTTGCGAAGGAGATATAGTAAGTATTGACATAGGCGCAGAGAATGAAGGATATTTCGGTGATGCCGCAGCAACATTCCCTGTGGGTAAGATAAATGAGAATGCCAGGAAGCTTATAGATGTGACAAGGAATTCCCTCGAGGCAGGCATAAGGGAAGCAAGAGAGGGGAACCGGCTGGGAGATATATCAAATGCTATTCAGCTGGAAGTTGAGCGGAATGGATTTTCGGTAGTAAAGTATTTTGTAGGCCACGGCATAGGAAGAGAGCTCCATGAGCCGCCGCAGATACCGAACTTCGGGGAACCCGGCAAAGGTATAAGGCTTAAAAGCGGTATGGTTTTTGCCATAGAACCTATGGTAAACGAAGGAAGCTGCGATGTAGAAATATTAAATGATGGGTGGACTGCAATTACAAAAGATGGTAAACTTTCTGCCCATTTTGAACATACGATAGCTATCAAAAATGACTGTGCCGAGATTTTAACACTGGCTTAA
- the infA gene encoding translation initiation factor IF-1, protein MPKEEPIEVVATILETLPNAMFRAELENGHKILAHVSGKMRMNFIKILPGDKVTVQLSPYDLTRGRIIYRHKDRK, encoded by the coding sequence ATGCCGAAGGAAGAGCCCATTGAAGTGGTAGCTACTATCCTTGAGACATTGCCTAATGCAATGTTCAGGGCTGAACTGGAAAATGGGCATAAGATACTGGCACATGTTTCAGGTAAGATGAGGATGAATTTTATTAAGATATTACCGGGTGATAAGGTCACTGTGCAGTTATCCCCCTATGACCTCACAAGAGGAAGGATCATTTACCGACACAAGGATAGAAAGTAG
- the rpmJ gene encoding 50S ribosomal protein L36: MKVRASVKKICDKCKIIKRKGTVRVLCINPKHKQRQG; this comes from the coding sequence ATGAAAGTAAGAGCATCAGTAAAAAAAATCTGTGATAAGTGCAAGATAATAAAGAGAAAAGGCACGGTAAGAGTGTTATGCATCAACCCTAAACACAAGCAGCGTCAAGGTTAG
- the secY gene encoding preprotein translocase subunit SecY, with the protein MIEKFQNIFKIPELKKRLLFTFGLLAVYRIGAHIPVPGIDGQALAEFFAKMQGGMLGFFDMFSGGALRKLTIFALGIMPYISASIILQLLTVVIPALEKLSKEGEAGRKKITQYTRYGTVVLSMIQGLGISYGLEQMRSPVGNAPLIPDPGWGFRIISMLTLTAGTAFIMWLGEQITEKGIGNGISLIIFSGIVVRMPDAIVTSIQAVQRGDINLIFMVIVVILVVAITGAIIFMERGQRRIPVQYAKRVVGRRVYGGQNTHIPLKVNTAGVIPVIFSSSILMFPATIAGFYKNSFTMWITEKLSPGSLVYESMYVLGIIFFCYFYTAIIFNPTDLSENMKKYGGFIPGIRPGKKTSEYIDKVLMRITFGGALYLSAVSVMPDFLIRYGRVPFYFGGTALLIVVGVALDTVSQIESHLLTRHYEGFLKKGRLKGRRG; encoded by the coding sequence GTGATTGAGAAATTTCAAAATATTTTCAAAATTCCGGAGCTGAAAAAAAGGCTCCTTTTTACATTTGGCCTCCTTGCGGTGTACAGGATTGGTGCGCATATACCTGTCCCCGGAATTGACGGCCAGGCTCTGGCTGAGTTCTTTGCAAAGATGCAGGGCGGGATGCTCGGTTTTTTTGACATGTTCTCAGGCGGCGCCCTCAGGAAACTTACGATATTTGCACTCGGCATAATGCCTTATATCAGCGCATCAATCATACTGCAGCTGCTTACGGTTGTCATACCTGCACTTGAGAAGCTCTCAAAAGAGGGAGAAGCAGGAAGAAAAAAGATCACACAGTACACCCGATACGGCACGGTCGTGCTCAGCATGATACAGGGTCTTGGTATAAGCTACGGACTTGAACAGATGAGAAGCCCCGTAGGCAATGCTCCGCTGATACCGGATCCGGGATGGGGTTTCAGGATTATTTCCATGCTCACTCTTACAGCCGGCACTGCGTTTATCATGTGGCTTGGCGAACAGATAACTGAAAAGGGAATAGGGAACGGAATATCACTTATAATTTTCTCCGGTATCGTAGTGAGGATGCCTGATGCAATAGTTACTTCAATTCAGGCAGTTCAAAGAGGGGATATCAACCTTATTTTCATGGTAATCGTAGTAATACTCGTAGTCGCCATAACAGGTGCAATAATATTCATGGAGCGTGGACAGAGAAGGATACCGGTCCAATACGCAAAACGGGTTGTCGGGCGCAGGGTTTACGGCGGACAGAATACGCATATACCGTTAAAAGTAAATACAGCAGGCGTCATACCTGTAATATTTTCATCTTCAATACTTATGTTTCCGGCGACGATTGCCGGGTTTTACAAGAACTCATTTACGATGTGGATTACCGAGAAGCTTTCACCGGGCTCGCTTGTTTATGAGTCCATGTATGTTCTTGGAATCATATTCTTCTGCTATTTTTATACGGCCATAATTTTTAATCCAACTGATCTGTCTGAGAACATGAAAAAGTACGGCGGATTCATACCGGGGATACGTCCCGGGAAGAAGACCTCCGAGTATATTGATAAAGTCCTTATGCGTATAACTTTCGGCGGAGCTCTTTATCTTTCGGCAGTCTCGGTTATGCCTGATTTTCTAATAAGATATGGCCGCGTCCCCTTTTATTTCGGTGGTACAGCGCTGCTCATAGTCGTGGGTGTAGCCCTTGACACTGTATCGCAGATAGAATCCCATCTGCTTACAAGGCACTATGAAGGGTTCCTGAAAAAAGGAAGATTGAAGGGGAGGCGCGGATAG
- the rpsE gene encoding 30S ribosomal protein S5, which produces MKKLNLDEMKLNDKIVHISRVSKVVKGGKRFSFSALVVVGDGNGHVGYGMGKANEVPEAIRKGTERAKKNIVEIPIKEGTIPYEVIGHFRSGKVLLKPAHKGTGVIAGGGVRAVLEILGITDILTKSLGSTNPHNAVKATFDALTSLRSPSDIARLRNKTLEDIVS; this is translated from the coding sequence TTGAAAAAATTAAATTTAGATGAAATGAAGTTGAATGACAAAATAGTCCATATCAGCCGTGTATCAAAGGTTGTTAAGGGTGGTAAACGTTTCAGCTTTTCCGCGCTTGTTGTTGTCGGAGACGGCAACGGGCATGTAGGTTATGGAATGGGAAAAGCCAACGAAGTTCCTGAGGCGATCAGAAAGGGGACTGAAAGGGCAAAGAAGAACATTGTTGAAATCCCAATTAAGGAAGGCACAATTCCTTACGAGGTTATCGGGCATTTCAGGAGCGGCAAGGTGTTATTGAAACCTGCCCACAAAGGTACAGGCGTTATAGCAGGAGGTGGAGTAAGGGCTGTACTTGAGATACTTGGCATAACTGATATTCTTACAAAGTCTCTTGGCTCAACAAATCCTCACAATGCAGTTAAAGCCACATTCGATGCGCTTACAAGCTTAAGAAGCCCATCTGACATAGCAAGGTTAAGAAATAAAACCTTAGAAGACATAGTTTCATAG
- the rplF gene encoding 50S ribosomal protein L6 encodes MSRIGKKPVPCPQGVSVETKGNEVKVKGPLGSIQFRFPSEISVKVETGQVVASIGTSSSDSDAKHGLVRSVINNMITGVTKGFERKLEIVGVGYKSQVQGNELLLNIGFSHTVNYKIPEGIKIEVGKQTEITVKGVDKQLVGQTAAEIRGFYPPEPYKGKGIRYSGEYIKTKVGKAGA; translated from the coding sequence ATGTCAAGAATAGGTAAAAAGCCGGTACCCTGTCCGCAGGGAGTTTCGGTTGAAACTAAGGGGAACGAAGTCAAGGTAAAGGGCCCTCTGGGTTCCATACAGTTCAGATTTCCCAGTGAGATATCCGTGAAAGTTGAAACAGGGCAGGTTGTGGCGAGCATCGGGACGTCAAGCAGTGATTCCGACGCCAAGCACGGTCTCGTCCGGAGCGTAATCAATAACATGATAACTGGTGTAACTAAGGGTTTTGAACGGAAGCTTGAGATTGTCGGTGTCGGTTATAAATCGCAGGTACAGGGGAATGAACTTCTTCTGAATATAGGATTCTCACACACTGTAAATTACAAGATCCCGGAAGGGATAAAAATAGAGGTTGGCAAGCAGACTGAAATAACTGTAAAAGGCGTTGACAAACAGCTTGTTGGTCAGACTGCCGCGGAAATAAGGGGATTCTATCCTCCTGAGCCTTACAAGGGAAAGGGGATAAGATATTCAGGCGAGTACATAAAGACCAAGGTTGGAAAAGCCGGGGCATAA
- the rpsM gene encoding 30S ribosomal protein S13, with protein sequence MARIGGVDLPKEKNVEIALTYIFGIGRATSQKVLQITGVDGFKKVKNLSDPEVNELRKVIERDLKIEGDLRKDISINIKRLMDIGCYRGLRHRRSLPVRGQRTHTNARTRKGPRKGGIVKKKSAE encoded by the coding sequence TTGGCAAGGATAGGCGGAGTTGATTTACCAAAAGAAAAGAATGTAGAGATAGCGCTCACTTATATCTTTGGGATTGGGAGAGCAACATCACAGAAGGTGCTGCAAATAACAGGGGTGGACGGGTTCAAGAAGGTGAAGAATCTCAGCGACCCTGAAGTGAATGAGCTGAGAAAAGTTATAGAGAGGGACCTGAAGATTGAGGGTGACCTCAGGAAAGATATATCCATAAACATAAAACGCCTTATGGATATAGGATGCTACAGGGGTTTAAGGCACAGAAGAAGCCTTCCTGTAAGGGGTCAACGCACTCACACCAATGCAAGGACACGCAAGGGACCGAGAAAAGGCGGAATAGTAAAAAAGAAGTCAGCAGAATAG
- the rpmD gene encoding 50S ribosomal protein L30: protein MGKIKIDLKRSLIGCSKKQKAVIKGLGLRYINHSVVREDSVQVRGMIEKIPHMLAVSELSGQ, encoded by the coding sequence ATGGGTAAAATAAAAATAGATCTTAAAAGAAGTCTTATTGGATGCAGCAAGAAACAGAAAGCCGTGATCAAGGGATTGGGGCTTAGATATATCAATCACTCTGTTGTCCGTGAGGATTCTGTGCAGGTGCGCGGGATGATAGAGAAGATTCCTCATATGCTTGCCGTAAGTGAACTGAGCGGGCAATAA
- a CDS encoding adenylate kinase: MNNLIFLGPPGVGKGTQAKMCAEKFSIPQISTGDMLRSAVKQGTPLGVEAKTFMDKGELVPDRIVIGLIAERIGEDDCKKGFILDGFPRTIVQAEELDKLLSKKNLPLKKVVSITALDEELVKRLSGRRTCSSCGEVFHLMFNPPKTADKCDKCQAKLFQRDDDKEATIRERLKVYKNQTSPLIQYYGNKRILEEIDGSLEIGKVFGLICDAIGNSR; encoded by the coding sequence ATGAACAACCTGATTTTTTTAGGTCCTCCCGGGGTTGGAAAAGGTACGCAGGCAAAGATGTGTGCGGAAAAATTTTCGATTCCGCAGATATCTACCGGTGATATGCTTAGAAGCGCAGTGAAACAGGGAACGCCGCTTGGCGTAGAGGCAAAGACCTTCATGGACAAGGGTGAACTTGTTCCGGACAGGATAGTAATAGGGCTTATCGCTGAAAGAATAGGAGAGGATGATTGCAAAAAAGGCTTCATTCTCGACGGATTCCCGAGGACTATAGTGCAGGCTGAAGAGCTTGATAAGCTTCTTTCAAAGAAAAATCTTCCTCTTAAGAAGGTTGTTTCCATAACAGCTTTGGATGAGGAACTTGTAAAAAGATTAAGCGGCAGGAGAACTTGCAGTTCATGCGGCGAGGTGTTCCACCTGATGTTCAATCCCCCGAAGACAGCAGACAAGTGTGATAAGTGTCAGGCGAAACTCTTCCAGAGGGATGATGACAAGGAAGCAACCATACGTGAGCGGCTGAAGGTTTACAAGAATCAGACAAGCCCGCTTATTCAATATTACGGTAATAAAAGAATACTGGAAGAAATAGACGGCTCTCTTGAGATAGGGAAGGTCTTCGGACTGATATGCGATGCTATTGGGAATAGCAGATGA
- the rplO gene encoding 50S ribosomal protein L15, whose amino-acid sequence MTLSSLPTSRGNNGKRKRVGRGPGSGHGSTSCRGDKGAKARSGYSRKLGFEGGQMPLYRRLPKRGFTNIFAAKPVIINLSDIDALEGINEVTPEILIANRLVKGAENGIKVLGQGNISKAVKVSAHYFSKQAEEKIKKAGGEVVVLKR is encoded by the coding sequence ATGACACTTTCGAGTCTGCCTACATCAAGAGGCAATAACGGGAAAAGAAAACGTGTAGGACGCGGCCCGGGGTCAGGGCATGGCAGCACATCATGCCGCGGCGACAAAGGAGCAAAGGCACGCTCCGGCTACAGCCGCAAGTTAGGTTTTGAGGGAGGCCAGATGCCTCTTTACAGAAGGCTGCCTAAAAGAGGTTTCACCAATATCTTTGCTGCAAAACCTGTAATCATCAATCTTTCCGATATAGATGCACTGGAAGGAATAAACGAAGTCACTCCTGAAATCCTCATAGCGAACAGGCTGGTTAAGGGAGCCGAGAATGGGATAAAAGTTCTTGGACAGGGGAATATTTCAAAAGCAGTCAAAGTATCCGCGCACTACTTCAGCAAACAGGCTGAAGAGAAGATAAAGAAGGCAGGCGGTGAAGTTGTGGTCCTTAAAAGATAA
- a CDS encoding type Z 30S ribosomal protein S14: MAKKSLIIKCNRKPKFSVRAYTRCRICGRPRGYLRKFEMCRICFRKLAHEGQLPGVIKASW; encoded by the coding sequence ATGGCAAAGAAATCGCTAATAATCAAGTGTAATAGAAAGCCAAAGTTCAGTGTCAGGGCTTATACCAGATGCAGGATTTGCGGCAGACCAAGGGGCTATTTAAGGAAGTTTGAGATGTGCAGGATATGTTTCAGAAAGCTTGCTCATGAAGGACAGCTTCCAGGCGTAATAAAAGCCAGCTGGTAA